Proteins from one Fibrobacter sp. genomic window:
- a CDS encoding glycosyltransferase family 4 protein: MKILFQNRANSLNMPGGDSVVQKRLQEQLESRGHTVDLSTDADVNLSGYDIVHSFNMCLPQELEKFLNNAIKYRKPFVVTSLQEDMPLYLKKALITKEFFENYIRQGQDPGLFDGFKQMLSKAVPVSPQTSKITALYAHRLLACGNTEASYLQKLFQSAKISVIPFGSSIIDTEISGDLFKKTYGLENFVLCVGRLEIRKNQLMLLKALENDNIPVVFADAGFSYDPMYASFCKAFRRKGTTLFTGRLTDKMLVSAFRAARVHCLPSWYELPGLVTLEAARYGCATVASSWGAIRDYLGDLCEYCEPDSPESIRDAVLRAMDKGPTEELRELASKFTWEEAVKKVEDVYYEIV; this comes from the coding sequence TTGAAAATTCTCTTTCAAAACAGGGCTAACTCATTAAATATGCCCGGAGGTGATTCTGTTGTCCAGAAACGTCTTCAGGAACAACTGGAATCACGCGGGCACACGGTAGATTTATCGACTGATGCGGATGTAAATCTCAGCGGGTATGATATTGTTCATTCATTCAATATGTGCCTGCCTCAGGAACTTGAGAAGTTCCTTAACAACGCGATAAAGTACCGCAAACCATTTGTAGTCACTTCACTTCAGGAAGATATGCCGCTATATTTGAAAAAAGCGTTAATTACCAAGGAGTTTTTCGAGAATTATATAAGGCAGGGTCAGGATCCGGGATTATTTGATGGATTTAAGCAGATGCTTTCCAAAGCTGTTCCTGTTAGTCCTCAGACATCAAAAATTACTGCCCTGTATGCCCACAGACTGCTTGCATGCGGCAACACGGAAGCCTCATACCTGCAGAAACTCTTCCAGTCTGCAAAAATCTCTGTTATCCCTTTCGGGTCAAGTATAATTGACACTGAAATTTCCGGGGACCTGTTCAAAAAGACTTATGGACTGGAGAATTTCGTATTGTGTGTCGGAAGACTGGAAATCCGGAAAAATCAATTGATGCTGCTAAAAGCCCTTGAGAATGACAATATCCCGGTTGTATTTGCTGATGCCGGTTTTTCCTACGATCCTATGTATGCCTCGTTTTGCAAAGCTTTCAGGAGAAAAGGAACCACACTGTTTACTGGACGGTTAACAGATAAGATGCTTGTCTCTGCATTCAGGGCTGCAAGAGTACACTGCCTTCCAAGCTGGTACGAACTGCCCGGACTTGTAACACTGGAAGCTGCACGGTATGGGTGTGCGACTGTTGCCTCGAGCTGGGGTGCGATCAGGGATTATCTGGGTGACCTCTGTGAGTATTGTGAACCGGATTCTCCGGAGTCTATTCGTGATGCGGTTTTAAGAGCCATGGATAAGGGGCCCACAGAGGAGTTACGGGAACTGGCATCGAAATTCACATGGGAAGAGGCTGTTAAAAAGGTTGAGGATGTGTATTACGAAATTGTTTGA
- a CDS encoding FkbM family methyltransferase yields the protein MSYINPQAEEKFFIRQKEFIRRLEIGRDPLIFDVGANIGQSIEGYRRLFPECKITSFEPLPDCFETLVRQFGGTDGISLENLALAETEGVRTFYSTRCKSASSLLEPDPIIRKKSVKGNCDYDKIEVKTGTLDSYCKRNGVKEIDILKIDVQGADSLLKNGAIRLIYSEVLFAENYSGQSSLLSISAFLEKHSYLLWDFKSFSIYEGGTVMDSKRDFRIRVHLQNTGELS from the coding sequence ATGTCATACATTAACCCCCAGGCAGAAGAAAAGTTTTTCATTCGTCAGAAAGAGTTTATAAGACGGCTGGAGATTGGCAGGGATCCTTTGATATTCGATGTGGGTGCAAATATCGGCCAGAGTATCGAAGGGTACCGCAGGTTATTTCCGGAATGTAAAATTACATCGTTCGAGCCTCTGCCGGACTGTTTTGAAACACTCGTGCGACAATTTGGCGGGACAGATGGTATTTCACTTGAAAATCTTGCGCTTGCTGAAACTGAAGGCGTTAGAACCTTTTATTCAACAAGGTGTAAGAGCGCATCGTCACTGCTTGAACCCGATCCCATTATCAGAAAGAAAAGTGTAAAAGGCAACTGCGATTATGACAAAATCGAGGTTAAAACAGGAACACTGGACAGCTATTGTAAACGTAATGGGGTTAAAGAAATTGATATTCTGAAGATAGATGTTCAGGGAGCAGACAGCCTCCTGAAAAACGGCGCGATAAGACTTATCTATTCGGAAGTCCTCTTTGCGGAGAACTACAGCGGACAAAGCAGTTTGCTTTCCATCTCTGCCTTTCTGGAAAAACATTCTTACCTGCTCTGGGATTTTAAGTCCTTTTCTATTTACGAGGGCGGGACGGTTATGGACAGCAAACGCGATTTTCGTATCAGAGTCCACTTGCAAAACACTGGAGAATTATCCTGA
- a CDS encoding radical SAM protein, with protein sequence MVESDTAVRNTVAEKTSAHLPEEKMIVAPLPRPNLVSLMLEIMIGCNLKCALCNVDKLKHRFLSVEKIEEIINKLPTLQRIVILGHGEPLLHPEWLKIMEVIKRFQLKMHMVTNGMLWTDEKIMALPPQTIVQFSIDSFRHDIYAAMRPRGDLVRVLGNLKRLAELRSDVIIGIQSLITKQTELYLEEIGSFCRQFGFDFNVIYPGTTKETYKEFYPERPHYLKNYTAPKGCAEPFTSVVVGIDGEIYPCCYMYGSLNKEKPGDKHIEEMVEGKINRVNAGEYRLGNIYVDDVYKIWNDKTMRSVRNAIYYSQNPTATYQELRNSTDLENGHGYCAMCALRWGKLC encoded by the coding sequence ATGGTGGAAAGTGATACTGCTGTCAGAAATACCGTTGCAGAAAAAACTTCTGCACATCTTCCGGAAGAAAAAATGATTGTAGCTCCATTGCCCAGGCCGAATCTGGTTTCCTTGATGCTGGAGATTATGATCGGGTGTAACCTCAAATGCGCATTGTGCAATGTCGATAAGTTAAAGCACAGATTCCTTTCTGTAGAAAAAATTGAAGAGATTATTAACAAGCTGCCTACCCTGCAGAGAATAGTTATTCTTGGACATGGTGAGCCGTTACTGCATCCTGAATGGCTTAAGATAATGGAAGTCATCAAAAGATTTCAATTGAAAATGCACATGGTTACAAATGGTATGCTTTGGACTGATGAGAAAATAATGGCCCTTCCGCCGCAGACCATAGTTCAGTTTTCCATTGATTCTTTCAGGCATGATATTTATGCGGCCATGAGGCCGCGCGGAGATTTGGTCAGAGTTCTTGGAAACCTGAAGCGTCTTGCTGAATTGCGGTCTGATGTCATTATTGGTATTCAGAGTCTTATCACTAAGCAAACTGAACTCTATCTGGAAGAAATTGGCAGTTTTTGCCGTCAATTCGGATTCGATTTTAATGTTATTTACCCTGGGACAACGAAAGAAACATATAAAGAGTTTTATCCCGAAAGACCACATTATCTGAAAAATTATACTGCTCCGAAAGGTTGTGCAGAACCCTTTACTTCTGTAGTGGTCGGCATTGATGGGGAGATTTATCCCTGCTGCTATATGTACGGGAGCCTGAACAAGGAAAAGCCCGGGGATAAGCATATCGAGGAAATGGTGGAAGGGAAGATAAATCGCGTAAACGCCGGAGAATACAGGCTTGGTAATATCTATGTGGATGATGTTTACAAAATATGGAATGATAAAACTATGCGGTCGGTCAGAAATGCCATTTATTACTCCCAAAACCCAACTGCGACATATCAGGAATTAAGAAACAGTACCGATCTGGAAAACGGCCATGGCTATTGTGCCATGTGTGCGTTAAGATGGGGAAAACTCTGTTGA
- a CDS encoding glycosyltransferase family 2 protein → MNKSDGKPRVSIGMPVYNGGDLLKLAIESLLAQEYGDFEFVICDNASTDGTEELCRSYAAHDSRITYYRRDRNYGMNDNGQKAFSMASKGIYYQMASHDDQWHPSFLKRCVECLDANPSVVMAVPAVQFLSPKGVPCEFPYPPLHTVGMGLRSRVASIF, encoded by the coding sequence ATGAACAAATCAGATGGAAAACCACGTGTAAGTATTGGAATGCCGGTGTATAATGGGGGTGATCTGCTCAAACTGGCGATAGAGTCTCTTCTGGCTCAGGAGTATGGAGACTTTGAATTTGTAATCTGCGACAATGCTTCTACCGACGGAACAGAAGAGCTTTGCCGGAGTTATGCAGCACATGATTCCCGTATAACTTACTACAGGCGTGACCGCAATTACGGGATGAATGATAATGGGCAAAAAGCGTTCTCGATGGCCTCAAAGGGGATTTATTACCAGATGGCATCACATGATGATCAATGGCATCCGTCATTTCTAAAAAGATGTGTCGAATGTCTCGATGCGAATCCATCGGTGGTAATGGCTGTTCCTGCTGTACAATTTCTCTCTCCCAAGGGTGTTCCATGTGAATTTCCGTATCCACCGCTGCATACAGTGGGTATGGGACTGCGCAGCAGAGTGGCATCAATTTTTTAA